The Labeo rohita strain BAU-BD-2019 unplaced genomic scaffold, IGBB_LRoh.1.0 scaffold_2565, whole genome shotgun sequence sequence ACACTAGAGAAAACTGTTATTAATCTTTGAcatattgtgtttttcattaattcaATTTCAGTAAACTGCATTAATTTTATCTGTAATTCTATAATCCTCATTAACATAAATCAGACGAAATCAAACTgagaataaaaaatgacatttaatgatTCTCTTCATagtttattgtaataaaattaggAATGAGGATGAATATATAATTATCAAAACAATTAAACAGATTGCCTGTTTCATAAAATTGATGTTGATGCAATTTGTCCACACCAACatatagaaatgtattttattgtttgaaagTGAATTATGAAAGAGAGTGATAAAATAACAGGATGAGGTTTGGAGCAGCTTACCTGAACAGACGACACCAGCATCTTGATTATGTTTACAGATCTGCTGTGCATACCAACTGTTTGACCTACAGTCTTTCAGTGCAGTCTCTGATCCACTACATCGTACAACAGCCATTGATGAAATTGGTCCTGATCCTTGTCCAAATTGAGCATTATATGTTGGTTTTACAGCCGtcccacagtccagctctctacacaccactgcagcatcagcAATATCCCACTCCTGATGacacactgttccccactgaccACCATTAAAAACCTCCACTCGACCAGCACAGGGATTATTGCCATTCACCAACCTCACACTCACACTGTCTACACATGAGAGAGACAATTAGTGAACATACCAAGCATGTAGTAAAacgtaaaattacatgcaaattatttcagctcattttaaagaatagATTAACTACTGATCCTGATTATGTACCTACCAGAGGTGATGAGTTTTACCATATAACACAGAAACATCAGCATCAGACAGCTGTCCATCTTCTCCTTCAGCTCAACACACACTATTTCATCAACTCAGAGCACAGCACAAGTTTCTCGTCTGCTCCCTCAAACACACTGAAGAAACTGGCTCCTGTCAGCCCCctaaaggagagagagagactcacaGCTGCCAATGACACTCACTGTTACCTTATTAGACACAACAGAGGAAATCATCAAACACAATCAGTGACAAATCAGaaagcagcatttttattttctccatatatatcAGTAAAGTGTCAGCGCTGATGAGCGGGACTCCTCCTCCAGCGTGAAGAGACACTTCACTGAGGACAGACTCGTGTCAGTCATAAGTCAGTGTGGAGATAAAGTCACACTAAACTTAAAGCAGATTGATACAGAAACACTGCAGCTTATATTCAACATCAAAACCTGAACATGAACACAGCAGATGACTTCTTACTGAAACTTTATTTCACACACAAATAGTTGAcatttactacaaatatatacattataatgaACTGAGCATTATGAAGTTTTTTGTGGGGGACAACTGTACATAATTTGAGGTGAATTTTAACAATTCTGCCCTGATTATCTAATCAAGAGCACAATAAACAGTatgttaatacattataaaatgaacTGGACTGATTGTGTACAACTATTTTGGGATATTCAGATaagatttgtaaataaacagttGCTTTTGTTCCAAAGATATTAATTTTGGCATTATATCAAAGACATTTGTAGCTGTAGATGTGTAGCATTGTATTGTGTAAATCATCCAGCAGATGGCAGTAAAACACTTATTATAAAGAGGAGCAGATAAGAGTCTTGTCCTTGTGTCACCACATGAGGGAGCTTCTCACTGGTGAACTTTTAATGACACGAAAAGAAgagaatgtaaatgtttttttgtttttgtttttttgtttttttcacagctacatttcagctaaaatataatttatttcatgtaGAGCTCATTTCACAGCACATTCGTTGTATTTTTTGTCTCCTGctattattaattgtaatacACAGAGTGACATAATGTtgtaaatacactgtaaaaccaCTACTGCTGCTGGTTACCAGAGAAATCACGTAGTGATTATTTTTACTCACAGAGGGAACTGTGAGCTATATTTAATACTTGTTCACATGCTGCTACTTCAGCCATGAAGAATTACATATGAGACCACAAGCCAGACCCACAAAGTTTGGTGTTCAGgtgtaacttgttaatcatctTCATTTACCCGTGTATATCAGTTGCCCtcatttgatttttcttttacaagTGTTAACGTTGCGTTGTGCGTATTTTTTCTGCCTGCCTTATGTGGATTACCTCTGTgtggagtaattaatgactgtttaccattattcttcttcttcgtGCATTTATTGTACACTGCACCCCTGACACTGCCTTGCCGTCATTATGGATTTATTCAGAAACACTAAATCACGACCTTCACATACTGTAAAGCATCCATTATAAAACACTTGCAGGACATGACTTTTGATGACTTGTACTAAAATTTGTTAATGCACAAATAAGATGCACTAGTGATCAATGCGCcaagagcacacacacacacagtcctgTATGTCACTATCCACTTTACTTTTCCCGTTAAAAGCGGGCGCAGGCATTTGTAGGGGTGCGCCGGACACAAACTAACGCggggttaattgtaacacacgtggtttaaatatttggtaacgctttagattacaacctgcaaagaactacgtaagtaaactgaatttacggtgtatgtttctgtaattatagtgtacctatatagaacgtacatgtaggtataagggaacaatatgttatatttgggtaataaggggataacaaaccagatattcaacctgcaaagaactacataagtatactgaatttacggtgtacgtttctgtaattatagtgtacctattagtacgtatgtgtaggtataagagaacaataggctatgttacgttttggtcattcgggggtaacaaccagatatacaacctgcaaataactgcgcaagtaaactgaagttacagtgtatgtttcgtatttatattgtacctacgtgtaagtataagggagcaatatgttacgtttgggtaataacggggtagcaaacagatatacaaataatttataatggaattaattaaaaacttaacaggtacctattctattaaatcgtaagtttggtgtatctatacgtaagctttttaaaattactgggaaattatactcttgttccatgtagttacagggtaattgtgccctctgcgggctgtaaattaaagtggcgattgttcccctcttgttcaacgaagttacagggtaggttcaatacataaacacacaatctgaaaatatatataaaaatattttttatagtcgctaatcccacttc is a genomic window containing:
- the LOC127159855 gene encoding deleted in malignant brain tumors 1 protein-like — protein: MDSCLMLMFLCYMVKLITSDSVSVRLVNGNNPCAGRVEVFNGGQWGTVCHQEWDIADAAVVCRELDCGTAVKPTYNAQFGQGSGPISSMAVVRCSGSETALKDCRSNSWYAQQICKHNQDAGVVCSGNGLRLLDGFHLCSGRVEMFRTEGWGSVCDAAFDQQDAEVVCRELDCGAPVQVLGAAAFGKGKGRVWSEEIQCRGNESQIHVCPRSSSQMHSCSHNNDVGVICSG